One part of the uncultured Bacteroides sp. genome encodes these proteins:
- a CDS encoding putative sulfate exporter family transporter: MDALVQFLKDNNKVIYVALLVFCFLPFVTPPVALLTGLVFALVCGKAFPKFNKQSSKYLLQFSVVGLGFGMNLHQAIASGKDGMIFTIISVVGTLLLGTFIARRMRVDKKTGYLISSGTAICGGSAIAAVAPVIKADDGQISVSLGTVFILNAIALFLFPVLGHLLGLTQHQFGLWAAIAIHDTSSVVGAGSAYGQEALQVATTVKLTRALWIIPVSIVTSFIFKSKSEKMYTPWFIFFFILAMLANTFFSLPTVLTTSMVWIARKGLTLTLFFIGASLSRDVLKSVGFRPMVQGVFLWIVISISSLTYILFVG; this comes from the coding sequence ATGGATGCACTAGTTCAGTTTTTGAAGGATAACAATAAGGTTATCTATGTAGCATTACTTGTTTTTTGTTTTTTACCATTCGTAACTCCTCCCGTTGCTTTATTGACAGGTTTGGTTTTTGCATTGGTTTGTGGTAAGGCTTTTCCTAAGTTCAATAAACAATCATCAAAGTATCTTTTGCAGTTTTCAGTGGTAGGTCTGGGTTTTGGAATGAATCTTCATCAGGCTATAGCTTCTGGAAAAGATGGGATGATATTTACTATTATATCTGTTGTAGGTACATTACTCTTGGGAACCTTTATAGCCAGACGTATGAGAGTTGACAAGAAAACCGGCTATCTTATCAGCTCGGGAACTGCTATTTGCGGAGGAAGTGCTATAGCAGCAGTAGCTCCGGTTATAAAAGCAGATGATGGACAGATTTCGGTTTCGTTGGGTACGGTTTTTATTCTGAATGCGATAGCTCTTTTTCTTTTTCCGGTACTAGGTCATTTATTAGGTCTTACGCAGCATCAGTTTGGTTTGTGGGCGGCAATAGCTATTCATGACACAAGTTCTGTGGTTGGAGCCGGTTCTGCTTATGGTCAGGAAGCATTGCAAGTAGCTACTACTGTGAAACTAACAAGAGCTTTGTGGATTATCCCAGTATCTATTGTTACTTCTTTTATCTTTAAAAGTAAGTCCGAAAAGATGTATACTCCATGGTTTATTTTCTTTTTTATTCTGGCCATGCTTGCTAATACATTCTTCTCTTTGCCGACTGTTCTTACTACAAGTATGGTGTGGATAGCTCGTAAAGGATTAACATTGACTCTTTTCTTTATTGGTGCATCACTTTCAAGAGATGTATTAAAGAGCGTAGGTTTTCGTCCAATGGTTCAAGGTGTTTTTCTTTGGATTGTGATAAGTATTTCTTCTTTGACCTATATTCTTTTTGTAGGGTAG
- the clpB gene encoding ATP-dependent chaperone ClpB has product MNFNNFTIKSQEAVQEAVNLAQSRGQQTIETAHVLHGVMKVGENVTNFIFQKLGMNGQQIALVLDKQIDSFPKVTGGEPYLGRETNEVFQKATQYSKEMGDEFVSLEHLLLALLTVKSTVANILKDAGMNEKELRAAINELRKGEKVTSQSSEDTYQSLNKYAINLNEEARTGKLDPVIGRDEEIRRVLQILSRRTKNNPILIGEPGTGKTAIVEGLAHRILRGDVPDNLKDKQVYSLDMGALVAGAKYKGEFEERLKSVINEVIKSDGNIILFIDEIHTLVGAGKGEGAMDAANILKPALARGELRSIGATTYNEYQKYFEKDKALERRFQVVQVDEPDILSTISILRGLKERYENHHHVRIKDDAIIAAVELSNRYITNRFLPDKAIDLMDEAAAKLRMEVNSVPEELDEISRKIKQLEIEREAIKREKDEDKLQLLNKEIAELKEQENSFKAKWQSEKTLVDKIQQNKVEIENQKFEAEKAEREGDYGKVAEIRYGKLQELENEIKETQRELHHLQGGSAMIKEEVEAEDIADVVSRWTGIPVKKMLKSESEKLLHLEDELHKRVIGQDEALEAVADAVRRSRSGLQDPRRPIGSFIFLGTTGVGKTELAKALAEFLFDDETMMTRIDMSEYQEKHSVSRLVGAPPGYVGYDEGGQLTEAIRHKPYSVVLFDEIEKAHPDVFNILLQVLDDGRLTDNKGRVVNFKNTIIIMTSNMGSSYIQSQFENLNNDNRERIIEETKKEVMSMLKKTIRPEFLNRIDETIMFLPLSENEIRQIVDLQIKGIQKMLAGNGVTLELTDAATDFIAKAGYDPEFGARPVKRAIQRYLLNDLSKKLLAQEVEREKPIIVDTLGEGLVFRN; this is encoded by the coding sequence ATGAACTTCAACAATTTTACAATTAAATCACAGGAAGCGGTTCAGGAGGCCGTAAACCTGGCACAGAGTCGCGGTCAGCAAACAATTGAAACCGCACATGTGCTGCATGGAGTGATGAAGGTTGGCGAAAATGTAACCAATTTTATCTTCCAGAAACTGGGAATGAACGGGCAGCAAATAGCGCTCGTGCTCGACAAGCAGATCGATTCTTTCCCGAAGGTAACCGGTGGCGAACCATACCTGGGCAGGGAAACGAATGAGGTCTTCCAAAAAGCTACTCAGTATTCTAAAGAAATGGGCGACGAGTTTGTTTCTCTGGAACATCTGTTGCTGGCTCTACTTACGGTTAAAAGCACCGTTGCAAATATTTTGAAGGATGCCGGAATGAACGAAAAGGAACTTCGTGCAGCCATTAACGAATTGCGTAAAGGCGAAAAGGTTACATCACAGAGCAGCGAGGATACATATCAGTCATTAAACAAATATGCCATCAACCTTAACGAGGAAGCCCGTACAGGTAAGCTCGATCCTGTAATTGGTCGTGATGAAGAGATTCGTAGAGTGCTTCAAATCCTTAGCCGACGTACCAAGAACAATCCGATACTTATTGGCGAACCGGGTACAGGTAAAACAGCAATTGTTGAAGGCCTGGCGCATCGTATTCTTCGGGGAGACGTGCCCGATAATCTGAAAGACAAACAGGTTTATTCACTCGACATGGGTGCCCTGGTGGCCGGTGCCAAGTATAAAGGAGAATTCGAGGAACGACTGAAATCGGTAATCAACGAAGTGATAAAATCCGACGGAAACATTATCCTTTTCATTGACGAGATTCACACGCTTGTGGGTGCCGGTAAGGGAGAAGGTGCAATGGATGCGGCAAATATACTGAAGCCTGCCCTCGCCCGTGGTGAGTTACGTTCTATCGGAGCCACTACTTACAACGAGTATCAGAAGTATTTCGAAAAAGATAAAGCGCTGGAAAGAAGATTCCAGGTAGTACAGGTAGATGAGCCCGATATTCTGAGCACCATTTCAATCCTTCGTGGACTGAAAGAGCGCTATGAGAATCACCATCACGTGCGTATTAAAGACGATGCTATCATAGCTGCAGTAGAACTTTCAAACCGCTACATCACCAACCGTTTCCTTCCGGACAAGGCCATCGACCTTATGGACGAAGCTGCTGCGAAGTTGCGTATGGAGGTAAACTCCGTGCCCGAGGAGCTTGATGAGATAAGCCGTAAAATAAAACAGTTGGAGATTGAGCGCGAAGCCATCAAACGTGAAAAGGACGAAGACAAACTTCAACTGCTCAACAAAGAGATTGCCGAACTCAAGGAGCAGGAAAATTCATTCAAAGCCAAATGGCAAAGTGAAAAAACCTTGGTAGATAAAATTCAGCAGAATAAGGTTGAGATAGAAAATCAGAAGTTCGAAGCAGAGAAAGCCGAACGCGAAGGCGATTATGGCAAAGTAGCCGAGATAAGATACGGCAAGCTTCAGGAACTCGAAAATGAAATAAAGGAGACTCAAAGGGAATTGCATCATCTGCAAGGCGGCAGTGCCATGATAAAGGAAGAGGTAGAAGCCGAAGACATTGCCGATGTAGTATCACGTTGGACCGGTATTCCTGTGAAAAAGATGCTGAAGAGTGAATCAGAGAAACTGCTTCACCTGGAAGATGAGCTCCACAAGCGGGTAATTGGTCAGGACGAAGCCCTTGAGGCAGTGGCCGATGCAGTGAGAAGAAGTCGCTCCGGATTACAAGATCCAAGGCGCCCTATCGGAAGTTTCATCTTCCTGGGCACCACCGGTGTAGGTAAAACCGAGCTGGCAAAAGCCCTTGCCGAGTTCCTGTTCGACGACGAAACAATGATGACTCGTATAGATATGAGTGAGTATCAGGAGAAACATTCCGTATCCCGACTTGTTGGAGCGCCTCCGGGATACGTAGGTTACGATGAAGGCGGTCAGCTTACCGAAGCCATTCGTCACAAACCATACTCAGTAGTGCTGTTCGATGAAATTGAGAAAGCACATCCGGATGTGTTCAACATCCTGCTGCAGGTTCTGGACGACGGCCGACTGACCGATAACAAAGGCCGGGTGGTAAACTTCAAGAATACCATCATCATTATGACCTCCAACATGGGAAGCTCGTACATACAAAGTCAGTTCGAGAATCTGAACAACGACAACAGAGAGCGCATCATCGAGGAGACAAAAAAGGAAGTAATGTCAATGCTGAAAAAGACCATCCGTCCGGAGTTCCTTAACCGTATAGACGAAACCATTATGTTCCTTCCACTCTCCGAGAACGAGATAAGGCAGATTGTGGATTTGCAGATAAAAGGCATCCAGAAGATGCTTGCCGGCAACGGAGTAACGCTCGAGTTAACCGATGCAGCAACGGACTTCATAGCAAAAGCCGGATACGATCCGGAGTTTGGTGCCCGTCCGGTGAAAAGAGCTATCCAGCGTTACTTGCTCAACGACTTGTCTAAGAAGTTACTTGCGCAGGAGGTTGAAAGAGAAAAACCGATTATAGTAGACACATTAGGTGAAGGATTAGTTTTCAGGAATTAA
- the cas2 gene encoding CRISPR-associated endonuclease Cas2 → MYVVLVYDFGEKRVAKMLKLCRKYLNWIQNSVFEGEISEVRLHELLLLAKKFMKEDQDSIIIFKGRDVTWTEKQIVGKERSSIDIFL, encoded by the coding sequence ATGTATGTAGTCCTTGTGTATGATTTTGGGGAGAAGCGAGTGGCAAAGATGCTTAAACTTTGTCGTAAATACCTCAATTGGATTCAGAACTCAGTTTTTGAGGGAGAGATATCCGAAGTGAGGCTTCACGAGCTACTCCTTTTGGCTAAGAAATTTATGAAAGAAGACCAGGATAGCATAATAATTTTCAAAGGAAGAGATGTTACCTGGACTGAGAAGCAAATAGTTGGGAAAGAGCGTAGTAGCATAGATATTTTTTTATAG
- the cas1b gene encoding type I-B CRISPR-associated endonuclease Cas1b: MKKTYYLFNPGVLERRDNTLKFTPISDPEAGGDMHASPRYLPVEDINEFYAFGSLTANSALFNFLGQKDISVHFFDYYENYTGSFMPRDSLLSGRMLLAQTSAYQDKKRRIVIAQKFIEGAAFNMLKNLQYYNRRGKDMEDIMELIKAYSLKITESNTVEELMGIEGMIRQTYYDAFNLILNDFEMGNRTKQPPRNEVNALISFGNMICYTLCLRAIHQTQLNPTISFLHTPGERRYSLALDVAEIFKPIIVDRVIFKVLNKKEIQEKHFDKKLNKCLLNSSGKKIFVKALEDRLQETIQHRSLKRNVSYRHLVKLECYKLTKHLLKIEEYKPFKMYW; this comes from the coding sequence ATGAAAAAAACTTATTATTTATTTAATCCGGGTGTTTTAGAGAGAAGAGATAATACCTTGAAATTTACTCCGATATCTGATCCTGAAGCCGGAGGGGATATGCATGCTAGTCCCCGCTATCTTCCTGTGGAGGATATTAATGAGTTTTATGCCTTTGGTTCGTTAACGGCCAACAGTGCTTTGTTTAACTTCCTCGGCCAGAAAGATATTTCAGTGCACTTCTTTGATTATTATGAGAATTACACCGGCTCGTTTATGCCTCGCGATTCTTTGTTGTCGGGAAGAATGCTACTGGCTCAGACTTCTGCTTATCAGGATAAGAAGAGGCGAATTGTCATTGCTCAGAAGTTTATTGAAGGGGCTGCCTTTAATATGCTGAAGAATCTGCAGTATTACAATAGACGAGGTAAGGATATGGAAGATATCATGGAGCTGATTAAGGCTTACTCTTTGAAGATTACTGAATCGAACACAGTGGAAGAACTGATGGGAATTGAAGGTATGATTCGTCAGACTTATTATGACGCGTTTAACCTGATATTGAACGACTTTGAAATGGGTAATCGTACAAAGCAACCTCCGCGTAATGAGGTGAATGCGTTGATTTCGTTTGGGAATATGATTTGCTATACGCTTTGTTTGCGTGCCATTCATCAGACTCAACTGAACCCAACGATCAGTTTTCTTCATACTCCAGGTGAAAGAAGATATTCTCTGGCTCTTGATGTAGCAGAAATATTTAAACCAATAATCGTTGATCGTGTTATATTTAAAGTGCTTAACAAGAAAGAAATTCAGGAAAAGCATTTTGATAAGAAGCTGAACAAGTGCTTGCTAAATTCATCTGGAAAAAAGATCTTTGTAAAGGCTCTGGAAGACAGACTTCAGGAAACCATTCAACATCGCAGCTTGAAACGCAACGTTAGTTACCGACATCTGGTAAAATTAGAGTGCTATAAACTAACGAAACATTTGCTCAAAATAGAAGAATATAAACCTTTTAAGATGTACTGGTAG
- a CDS encoding LysR family transcriptional regulator, producing the protein MSDFRLKVFLCVARNLSFTKASRELFITQPAITKHIQELESLYKIRLFERLGNKISLTPAGELLMEHSERILDDYKRLDYEMHLLHNECSGELRLGASTTISQYVLPPFLARFIEKFPHVSLSLLNGNSRDVENALLEHRIDLGLVEGIIRLPNLKYSTFQKDELVAVVHTRSKLAKLDEISVYDLYNIPLVLRERGSGTLDVLETALLSNNIRLSDLNVRMYLGSTESIKLFLENSECMGIVSVRSIARELAAGLFKVIDIRYLEMQREFSFARLQGEESGLPQVFMQFAAHYNKKL; encoded by the coding sequence ATGTCCGACTTCCGACTAAAGGTGTTTCTGTGTGTGGCGCGAAATCTTAGTTTTACTAAGGCTTCGCGAGAGCTATTCATTACTCAGCCTGCCATAACTAAGCATATACAAGAACTGGAGAGTCTGTATAAAATCCGTCTTTTTGAACGGCTGGGAAATAAGATATCCTTGACTCCCGCAGGTGAGTTATTGATGGAGCATAGCGAACGGATTCTTGATGATTACAAAAGGCTGGATTATGAAATGCATCTGCTTCATAATGAATGCTCGGGAGAACTCCGTCTGGGGGCAAGCACCACAATATCTCAATATGTATTGCCTCCGTTCCTGGCTCGATTTATTGAAAAGTTCCCTCATGTATCCTTGTCGTTGCTCAATGGCAACTCTCGCGATGTGGAAAATGCTTTGCTGGAACATCGTATAGATTTAGGGCTGGTTGAAGGAATTATTCGTTTGCCTAACCTGAAATATTCTACTTTTCAGAAAGATGAATTGGTTGCAGTAGTGCACACTCGCAGCAAACTGGCTAAGCTTGATGAAATATCAGTATACGATCTTTATAATATACCTTTGGTATTAAGGGAAAGAGGATCGGGCACGCTGGATGTTTTAGAAACAGCTTTGCTATCGAATAACATCAGATTATCAGATCTTAATGTTCGTATGTATCTTGGCAGTACGGAGAGTATCAAGCTATTTCTTGAAAACTCGGAATGTATGGGAATTGTTTCTGTAAGATCTATTGCTCGTGAACTAGCCGCAGGACTTTTCAAAGTGATAGATATACGTTATTTGGAAATGCAACGGGAATTTTCGTTTGCCCGTTTGCAGGGAGAGGAGAGCGGCTTACCTCAGGTATTTATGCAATTTGCGGCTCATTATAATAAGAAGTTATAA
- a CDS encoding DUF6621 family protein, with protein sequence MEEEIKMAETVMLIDASFLNFVTEDIKKNFERMLNRELQEMDLSHLFTYLALDAGIVEGKNEIQIFFIYDKNSAQLVHAQPSDLEKELNSVAFSNEFGEFCFNTFQPEDMASREDLFLESMKVVADAKGVERIIVLSFNEEYGDKVNDILKDVKEREIIQFRMNEPEDDINYRWEMLAYPVMQALGIRGDELQ encoded by the coding sequence ATGGAAGAAGAAATAAAAATGGCTGAAACAGTGATGCTGATTGATGCATCCTTTCTAAACTTCGTAACAGAAGATATTAAAAAGAATTTTGAAAGAATGCTGAACAGGGAACTGCAAGAAATGGATCTTTCTCATCTGTTTACGTATCTTGCTCTGGATGCAGGTATTGTTGAAGGGAAAAATGAAATTCAGATATTTTTTATATACGATAAGAATTCGGCTCAGCTGGTTCATGCTCAGCCATCCGATTTGGAAAAGGAACTGAATAGTGTGGCTTTCAGTAATGAGTTTGGAGAATTTTGCTTTAATACTTTCCAACCTGAAGATATGGCTTCTCGCGAAGATCTGTTTTTAGAGTCGATGAAAGTTGTTGCTGATGCTAAAGGAGTGGAAAGAATTATTGTTCTTTCTTTTAATGAGGAATATGGTGATAAGGTAAATGATATTCTTAAAGACGTAAAAGAAAGGGAAATAATTCAATTCCGCATGAATGAACCTGAAGACGATATTAATTATCGTTGGGAAATGCTTGCTTATCCGGTAATGCAGGCTTTGGGTATTCGTGGAGATGAGTTGCAATAA